The following DNA comes from Serinus canaria isolate serCan28SL12 chromosome 1A, serCan2020, whole genome shotgun sequence.
CTCCCTTCTACCTACATAGCCACCTTCTTGTCCATAGCTTCTACTGCCTCACAAATACATAGCAAGGACTTGGTGAACAGTAGattttcaggaaataattttttcatctcAGAGATATAATTAAAAcactaaataatttttagataTAGTGATATTTGTCCAAGAAGGCCAATAGCATCCTGTATTAGCAACAGTGtagccagcaggaccagggcagggattgtccccctggACTTGGCACTGCTAAGGCCACATCTTGaaccctgtgttcagttttgagCCTTTTACTACAGGAAGGTGCTGGAACatgtccagagaaaggcaagaGATCTGAGGAAAagtctggagcagctgagggggctggggatgtttaccctgaagaaaaggaagttcAGGGGTGACATCACTCTCCACAACCACCTGAAAAGAGGTTGAAGCTGGGTTGGTCTCAAGCACCAAGTGACAAGACAAGGGGATATGACCTCAtattgtgccaggggaggtttagattagatattaggatAAATTTCTTTAAGGAAAGGCTTGTTAACTTGTTAAGGcttggaataggctgcccagggaactgCCTGAGTCACCaccctggaggtatttaaaaaatgttgtagATGTGTACATTTATGGAAAGGGTTTcgtggtgggcttggcagtgctgggttaatgacTGGATTCAATTATTTTAGAGGTCttatccaacctaaatgattctgattttaaatttcTCAAAAGAAGGGACCATTCCCTACTACACACTGGGTTTTTAAGGAACCCACAATCTTGTGATCAAGACATTAATTTTAAGCCAGATATCTATCCTGAAACAAGGAGAATAGATATGAACAGATTCCCAGGGAAGTTGCCTAATGAAGCTATAGGAGATTTTCTGAGTACATGGAATACTTTAAACCCTCTGCTAGAAGAGTtccattttatataaaatacttGTGCAGTAATGAAccaaacaaaactgattttaagaTTTGTGTATATTTTAGGCCAGATTTCTTGCGTGggttcagaaatatttttttttgtattgatGTATACATATTACAGAAGATTTAATTAAGTACTTTCACGATGAAAAGGTAGTGATttgctcctctcccctcctttcagttcattattttttcctctccccgCGCCCCCCTTTCCATTCATgctaaaaacaaaggaaaacaaaaagaaaaaggtaaagaaaaatatatgttcACTACAACAAAACCAGATCTTAAGTAATTCGCAAATCCCCTTCGGAGCAGAGACACGATCGCGCCCCACGCTGCCCAGGGCCGCCGCGCTCCCCCAGCCGCGGCCCGGGAGccacagagcccccaggagCGCCTTCCCTCCTTCTTTGTACTCAGGGAGGGAGGCGGCCACCACAGCGCGGCCCTGACTTCCCGTGGGATgcggggaaggaggagaaggacaaTGGGCGATCCCCACCGCGAGGCCCGAGAGCGGCTGCGGATGCCCGCCGGTACCTGCCCAGCTCCGAGCCCTCCATGCCGGGCGCGCTTGTCGGGCCCGTCGCTGTCGCTGCGGTTGTCACCGCCAGCCGCCCCCACGATCCCACCGACCCGCCGGGCGCCCCACTCACGTGACTGCGTCGGCCAATGGCGGCGCAGGGCGGAGCCGCGGAAGCCCCGGGCGGGGGCGTGAGGGGGCGGCCAGCGGTCTAGCCGAAATGCGGATGGTGTGTCGCGACTCACCCCGCCTGGCACGATGCTCCCCAGTGAGGGCGGGCCTTCGCACCCTCTTCCCtgttccctcttcccttccccctcccgGCGGCGGGGGGGGGATGACGCACATCCGGCGCGGTCCGTGCACACGGTCCGTGTACACGGCCCGCGCCCGCAGCCATGCCCGCCGGCGCTCCGTGGCCCACCTATCTGCGGGCGCTAGCAGCCAGCATGCTGGCCATGTTCGCGGGGGCCGAGGTCGTGCACAGGTACTACAGGCCTGACCTTGTAAGTGCTCGGAGGGTCCCGGTCTCTGGTAGCGTGTGTGCGGGATTCAGGGTCTGCGGGAGAGGCTGTGCCTCGGAAAGGTCTCTGGCCTGTCGGTGGGCAGAGATCAGCCTCTACAGAGGCATTGGCCAGGCCGCCAGGACTTCATTGTGGCCGGTTCTGGGtcctcagtacaagaaagacaaggagctgCTGTAGCGGGTTCAGTGAAGGGTCACGAAGATAATGCAGGATCTGCAGTGTCTGTTGGGAGAGACGACTGAGAGGAGATCTCATTAATGCTTGTAAATACCTTCGAGGTGGGTGGCAAGAGGATGTTGCCGGACTGTTTTCAGTGGTGACTAGCGACAGGATGAGGAGCAAAGGCCATAAAATAAACCATAAAGAGTTACACCTcaatatgaggaagaactttccATTGAGGGTGGCAGACCACTGGAACAGCCGATCCACGGAGGTTATGGAGTCTCCCTTCCTAGACACATTCCAACCCACCTGAACACATTCGTGTGTGacctgctctaggtgaccctgcTTGAAAGGGGGCTAGGACTGCATGATCTCCAGAGGATGATCTTCAGCACTAAcaatgctgtgattctgtgactctgggGAGTCGCCTCCACTGTGGAAATAATACCATGTGTCGAGAACGGGTCTCTGCCGTGGGAAGCTGGGTTTTGAAAAGCGTGTGCAAAAGTGGCAAGAAGTGGCTGTACTATATTTAAATAGACTGTATTTCCTCCAGTAATGGAAATGAAGGTGACCAATagttaaaattagaaattatgaCAGCCAGGGATGTAAAAATGGCAATCACAGAACTAAACTTTAAATGAGACCATCCACTAGGGATAATAATGGTTTGGTTTAGCCTCCTGGAGGTCTGACTTGAAAACTTTCTCTCATCCTCCTGCTcacatatttttcttgtgttttttaatTCTCTGGGCTACTTTCAAATGggaaataagttttaaaaaaataccatgcTTGAGCTGTCAGCTCAAAATTGAAGCAATGATGCTTCAGTCATTGATAAATACATTAGAATTTATGTGTTTTAGTAGTCTCTACTGTAGCCTTCATTACTGGCAAATTGACATACAGATGATTTGATCACTCTAAATAAATATCTCTTAAGTAGCATGAATTTTGAGGAGGTGCAGTTCTTGAAATGTCATCTTATCTGgtacctttttaaaattttaacttcaGTTTCAGTGCATTATTTCTAAATCAGGGCAGTAGAAgcagtgaaacatttttttctatcacCAAGAGTATGTGAGGAAACTTCAACTGTGCTAGAACATCTTTACCAAACTCACTCTAATAGCAAAAATAAGCTTTGCTCCTTTAAAACAGTCTGTTCTTCCTTTCAtcttgttggggttttttaatt
Coding sequences within:
- the LOC103813182 gene encoding LOW QUALITY PROTEIN: protein brawnin (The sequence of the model RefSeq protein was modified relative to this genomic sequence to represent the inferred CDS: deleted 1 base in 1 codon) yields the protein MTHIRRVRAHGPCTRPAPAAMPAGAPWPTYLRALAASMLAMFAGAEVVHRYYRPDLSIPEIPPKPGELRTELLGLKERSSEVQTSQQ